The proteins below are encoded in one region of Aeromonas jandaei:
- a CDS encoding efflux RND transporter periplasmic adaptor subunit, protein MTLMIQMEKNTGHPRRYGASKEIGRAGADAPLKRALLTLALIGGLSGCGGESTPAAQSVPAFPVVVNEVTLTDVPLTTEMVGETAGFREIEVRSRVSGILLKRTYVEGQPVTAGQQLFLIDPEPYKVALEQAKGSLAQEQARLNKARADRDRIIPLFKRQVVSRKDYDDTLANYEAAVASLQAVQAKVKEAELNLSYTQVTAPIDGMASKSSQSEGSLISTSGDSSLLTTITQYNPLYVNFSYSEQDRLNFENSVKKGLIESKDATNWRTHIRLADGSVYPEAGKLNFSDNRVDPQTGTIRARAIFDNKNGVLMPGQFVRMTIDLGTRKNAIVVPPRAIVQSQADRMVMVVDADNKVVPRPVKLGAVVADGVLIDSGLEPGEHYIVEGLMKARPGSVVKPVSAEEMQAISAKLVRQSAAK, encoded by the coding sequence ATGACGTTAATGATCCAGATGGAGAAAAATACCGGACACCCTCGCCGCTATGGTGCCAGCAAAGAGATTGGCAGGGCTGGTGCAGATGCCCCGCTCAAGCGCGCCCTGCTGACGCTGGCACTGATCGGCGGACTGAGCGGTTGTGGCGGTGAATCCACCCCGGCGGCCCAGAGTGTTCCGGCCTTCCCTGTCGTGGTCAATGAAGTGACCCTGACCGATGTGCCGCTCACCACCGAGATGGTGGGCGAGACCGCTGGTTTTCGTGAAATTGAAGTGCGTTCGCGGGTGAGCGGCATTCTGCTCAAGCGCACCTATGTCGAGGGCCAGCCGGTCACCGCCGGTCAGCAGCTGTTCCTCATCGACCCCGAGCCCTACAAGGTGGCCCTCGAACAGGCCAAGGGCTCCCTTGCCCAGGAGCAGGCCCGTCTCAACAAGGCGCGCGCCGATCGGGATCGCATCATCCCGCTGTTCAAGCGTCAGGTGGTGAGCCGCAAGGATTATGACGACACCCTCGCCAACTACGAGGCGGCCGTCGCCAGTCTGCAGGCCGTTCAGGCCAAGGTCAAAGAGGCCGAACTCAACCTCAGCTACACCCAGGTGACCGCTCCCATCGACGGCATGGCGAGCAAGAGCTCCCAGTCCGAGGGGAGCCTTATCTCCACCAGCGGCGACAGCAGCCTGCTGACCACCATCACCCAGTACAACCCGCTCTACGTCAACTTCTCCTACTCGGAGCAGGATCGCCTCAACTTCGAGAACTCGGTGAAAAAAGGGTTGATCGAATCCAAGGATGCCACCAACTGGCGCACCCACATCCGTCTGGCTGACGGCTCCGTCTATCCCGAGGCGGGCAAGCTCAACTTCTCCGACAACCGGGTCGATCCGCAGACCGGCACCATCCGTGCCCGCGCCATCTTCGACAACAAAAATGGCGTGCTGATGCCGGGCCAGTTCGTGCGGATGACCATCGATCTGGGCACCCGCAAAAACGCCATCGTGGTGCCGCCGCGCGCCATCGTTCAGTCCCAGGCTGACCGCATGGTGATGGTGGTGGATGCCGACAACAAGGTCGTTCCCCGTCCGGTCAAGCTGGGCGCCGTGGTTGCCGATGGCGTGCTGATCGACAGCGGCCTTGAGCCGGGCGAGCACTACATCGTCGAGGGGCTGATGAAGGCCCGCCCCGGCAGCGTGGTCAAGCCGGTCTCTGCCGAAGAGATGCAGGCCATCAGTGCCAAGCTGGTTCGACAGTCCGCGGCCAAGTAA